The following are encoded in a window of Arthrobacter sp. OAP107 genomic DNA:
- a CDS encoding peroxidase family protein, which produces MKAFHPIKAIGGDRTASRGAPRRPKHARGSRRRLFGAPNRIVAAGVVMSLVAAIGQSATIAANAVTAPVGQGFTVTASDLAFILKQIKIAEAHVANTTSATGPCGALIGTGPNQIPDALTSYGLRTVDGSCNNLLAGRETYGAADQKFPRYTTPVFNDADPVPAGFGPAGPTSYKQKSGNVFDSKPRDISNLIVDQTSTNPAAVAAAGFPVRTQGDVGVHPCTTDPDPLATPPVEGVPAGCVPSHNTLFIPNVTTDVGLSPPYNSMFTLFGQFFDHGVDQTVKSGGNVFVPLRSDDPLVAGPDHIFGNADDLPANQRFMVLTRAQNQPGPDGVMGTADDVQEASNTDSPYVDQSQTYTSHPSHQVFLREYVNDPDGKPVSTGKLLGGAAGTNAEKGMANWANVKEQAKTLLGIQLLDKDVLNVPQLAVDPYGKFIPGPARGLPQFVTASGLVEANRADNGGLGTLVPADVRYFDTPFLTDIAHNADPSPQDTDHNPATPPVTPAPDADTVASADFASQPPGTYDDEMLNAHFIAGDGRVNENIGLTTIHQIFHSEHDRLVDDFKNTLTNDTSATGVAALAEWKLAAGTTDGWNGERLFQAARFVTEMEYQHLVFEEFARKVQPAIQPFHVYHTDVNPAIHAEFAHAVYRFGHSMLTETIARTNPDGTDNSIPLLNGFLNPPSYTDDGHGNQLTSQQAAGAVVMGMSDQTGNELDEFVTDTLRNNLLGLPLDLATINMTRAREAGVPPLNEVRRQLHDSTGDGQLAPYTSWADFGQNIKHPESLINFVAAYGTYPSIVNAATLADKRAAAKAIVDPGPNAVPPTADMIDFMNSSGAWANQETGLNKVDLWVGGLAEKTNLFGGLLGSTFNYVFENQLTDLQNGDRLYYLARTPGMNLRTQLEGNSFSEMIMRNTDGVNTLKADVFATADCKFQLGNLSGTSAGFTSFGPAVADDTTTTDCNENALLLRKPDGTIQYQEKNTVDPSGINGQSVYNGTDGVDRVTGGNDNDTFWGNAGNDVIEGNGGDDVALGGEGNDRITDLAGADVLKGGPGNDYTNAGIGDDIMMGGDGQDFMNGGANDNETFAGPGNDFVRAGDGADAVFGDGGDDWIEGGSGQDLLQGDHGAPFFDDPAQTKPGNDIMVGQVGENDYDAEGGDDLMAANAAIDRFAGAAGFDWAIHQYDTVGANDDMKINQNLGGLLLQIVVNRDRWQETEANSGSAFDDVIKGDDRVPSTVGGAGFSGCDVLDQAGIDRIAGLGDILPAPSTPLEPIAAASAMGACPLEGPVWGDGNILLGGLGSDRLEGRGANDVLDGDRYVQVRISVRTNPSDPATEIGSTDLMEHTYQAGNPHTLEADVAAGVIDPGNLVAVREVITPTAAQTAGNVDTAVFSGPEANYTVTTTGGDGTLGSPGSTTTVTDNVGADGTDTLRNIESLAFADTVVTNAPVIGVATAGNARATITWTAPTIGIASSFNVKTLDVTTNAGGVQVGGLLTAPGTDTSLVVPGLTNGNKYVFQVSATNAQGTSPFSAASNVVTPAATVEVPPPPAATAPGAPTGVTATSGNAAATLAWTVPASDGGAPISGYEVRTFVGSATTPTRTLTVGTGAGAVVDGLINATGYTFDVAAINSAGTGARSARTAVTTPRTEFVAPTITARTPAAGAKSVSQSNNLAVTFSEPVANVTTTSVVLRLGTTAIPSSVVYNNATRTATINPNANLLADRTYTVSVSGAAAAVAIRDTAGNTMPNAAWQFTTGPAPTLVSVSPGISARGVSRTANVTARFSEPITGASTGTVVLRLGTTVVPAAVSYNNVTRTVTLNPSATLAANRTYTMSISSSIHDLAGNPFVTRSWTFTTGTR; this is translated from the coding sequence ATGAAAGCGTTCCACCCAATAAAAGCCATCGGAGGTGATCGGACGGCATCCCGTGGAGCACCTCGGCGCCCGAAGCACGCACGCGGGAGCCGGCGGCGCCTCTTCGGCGCACCTAACCGCATCGTCGCCGCCGGCGTGGTCATGTCCCTGGTGGCGGCCATCGGCCAGTCAGCAACCATCGCGGCCAACGCAGTGACCGCCCCGGTGGGCCAAGGCTTTACCGTCACGGCATCAGACCTGGCGTTCATCCTCAAGCAGATCAAGATCGCGGAAGCCCATGTGGCCAACACGACGTCGGCCACCGGCCCCTGCGGCGCCCTCATCGGTACGGGGCCCAACCAGATCCCGGACGCCCTGACCTCCTACGGCCTGCGCACTGTCGACGGTTCCTGCAACAACCTCCTGGCCGGGCGCGAAACCTACGGCGCCGCTGATCAGAAGTTCCCCCGCTACACCACGCCGGTCTTCAACGATGCAGACCCCGTGCCCGCCGGTTTCGGTCCCGCCGGCCCCACCTCTTACAAGCAGAAGAGCGGGAACGTTTTCGACAGCAAGCCTCGCGACATCAGTAACCTGATCGTGGACCAGACCTCCACCAACCCTGCGGCCGTGGCTGCTGCCGGCTTCCCGGTCCGCACCCAGGGCGACGTAGGCGTCCACCCCTGCACCACCGACCCGGATCCGCTGGCCACCCCGCCCGTGGAGGGAGTTCCCGCCGGCTGCGTGCCGTCACACAACACGCTCTTCATCCCGAATGTCACCACCGACGTCGGCCTCTCGCCACCCTACAACTCGATGTTCACGCTGTTCGGACAGTTCTTCGACCACGGCGTGGACCAGACCGTCAAGAGCGGCGGCAACGTGTTTGTGCCGCTCCGCTCCGACGACCCGCTGGTGGCCGGCCCGGACCACATCTTTGGCAACGCCGACGACCTGCCCGCCAACCAGCGCTTCATGGTGCTGACGCGTGCCCAGAACCAGCCCGGCCCCGACGGTGTAATGGGCACCGCTGACGACGTCCAGGAGGCCTCCAACACGGATTCCCCGTATGTGGACCAGTCACAGACCTACACGTCGCACCCGTCCCACCAGGTGTTCCTGCGCGAGTACGTGAATGATCCCGACGGCAAGCCGGTTTCCACAGGCAAGCTGCTCGGCGGTGCCGCAGGCACCAACGCGGAGAAGGGCATGGCCAACTGGGCCAACGTCAAGGAACAGGCCAAGACGCTGCTCGGCATCCAGCTCCTGGACAAGGACGTCCTGAACGTGCCGCAGCTCGCCGTCGATCCCTACGGCAAATTCATCCCCGGCCCCGCCCGCGGCCTGCCGCAGTTCGTGACCGCAAGCGGTCTCGTCGAGGCGAACCGTGCCGACAACGGCGGCCTTGGCACCCTGGTGCCGGCGGACGTCCGCTACTTCGACACCCCGTTCCTCACGGACATTGCGCACAACGCGGACCCGTCCCCGCAGGACACGGACCACAACCCGGCCACCCCGCCGGTTACACCGGCGCCCGACGCCGATACGGTTGCCTCGGCTGATTTCGCCAGCCAGCCCCCGGGAACCTACGACGACGAAATGCTGAACGCTCACTTCATCGCCGGTGACGGCCGCGTCAACGAGAACATCGGCCTCACAACCATCCACCAGATCTTCCACTCCGAACACGACCGGCTCGTGGATGATTTCAAGAACACGCTGACCAACGACACCTCGGCCACCGGCGTCGCGGCCCTGGCCGAGTGGAAGCTGGCCGCCGGCACCACCGACGGCTGGAACGGCGAACGCCTCTTCCAGGCCGCCCGTTTCGTCACTGAGATGGAATACCAGCACCTCGTCTTCGAGGAGTTCGCCCGCAAGGTCCAGCCCGCGATCCAGCCGTTCCACGTCTACCACACGGACGTCAACCCTGCGATCCATGCCGAGTTCGCCCATGCGGTGTACCGGTTCGGCCACTCGATGCTGACCGAGACCATCGCCCGCACCAACCCGGACGGAACGGACAACTCGATCCCGCTGCTGAACGGCTTCCTGAACCCGCCGTCGTATACCGATGACGGCCACGGAAACCAGCTCACCTCACAGCAGGCCGCAGGTGCCGTCGTCATGGGCATGAGCGACCAGACGGGCAACGAGCTGGATGAGTTCGTCACCGACACGCTCCGCAACAACCTGCTGGGCCTGCCGCTTGACCTCGCGACGATCAACATGACCCGTGCACGTGAAGCCGGCGTTCCGCCGCTGAACGAGGTGCGCCGCCAGCTCCACGACTCCACCGGTGACGGACAGCTTGCCCCGTACACCAGCTGGGCTGACTTCGGCCAGAACATCAAGCACCCCGAGTCGTTGATCAACTTCGTGGCCGCCTACGGCACCTACCCGAGCATCGTGAACGCCGCCACCTTGGCGGACAAGCGTGCAGCCGCGAAGGCAATCGTGGATCCGGGCCCCAATGCCGTGCCTCCCACGGCGGACATGATCGACTTCATGAACAGCTCCGGCGCCTGGGCCAACCAGGAAACCGGCCTGAACAAGGTTGACCTGTGGGTCGGCGGCCTCGCCGAGAAGACCAACCTCTTCGGCGGCCTCCTCGGCAGCACGTTCAACTACGTGTTCGAGAACCAGCTGACGGACCTGCAGAACGGCGACCGGCTGTACTACCTGGCCCGTACGCCCGGCATGAACCTGCGCACGCAGCTCGAAGGCAACAGCTTCTCCGAGATGATCATGCGCAACACTGACGGCGTGAACACGCTCAAGGCCGATGTGTTTGCCACGGCAGACTGCAAGTTCCAGCTGGGCAACCTCTCCGGCACGTCAGCTGGGTTCACCTCATTCGGTCCCGCAGTCGCAGACGACACCACGACCACCGACTGCAACGAGAACGCGCTGCTCCTGCGGAAGCCTGACGGCACCATCCAGTACCAGGAGAAGAACACCGTGGATCCCTCCGGCATCAACGGCCAGTCCGTGTACAACGGCACTGACGGCGTGGACCGGGTGACCGGCGGCAATGACAACGACACGTTCTGGGGCAACGCCGGCAACGACGTCATTGAAGGCAACGGCGGCGACGACGTGGCGCTCGGCGGCGAAGGCAACGACAGGATCACGGACCTTGCCGGTGCCGATGTGCTCAAGGGCGGTCCCGGCAACGACTACACCAATGCCGGCATCGGCGACGACATCATGATGGGCGGTGACGGCCAGGACTTCATGAACGGCGGCGCCAATGACAACGAGACGTTCGCAGGTCCCGGCAACGACTTCGTCCGGGCCGGTGACGGTGCGGACGCGGTGTTCGGCGACGGCGGCGACGACTGGATCGAGGGCGGCTCGGGGCAGGATCTGCTCCAGGGCGACCACGGTGCTCCGTTCTTCGATGATCCGGCCCAGACCAAGCCGGGCAACGACATCATGGTTGGCCAAGTCGGCGAGAACGACTACGACGCTGAAGGTGGCGACGACCTCATGGCCGCCAACGCTGCGATCGACCGGTTCGCCGGTGCGGCAGGGTTCGACTGGGCCATCCACCAGTACGACACGGTGGGCGCCAACGATGACATGAAGATCAACCAGAACCTGGGCGGCCTGCTGCTGCAGATTGTGGTCAACCGCGACCGGTGGCAGGAAACGGAAGCCAACTCCGGATCCGCGTTCGACGACGTGATCAAGGGTGATGACCGGGTGCCCAGCACCGTGGGCGGCGCCGGCTTCAGCGGCTGCGACGTTCTCGACCAGGCAGGCATCGACAGGATCGCCGGCCTGGGGGACATCCTCCCCGCGCCCAGCACACCGCTGGAACCGATCGCGGCGGCTTCGGCAATGGGAGCCTGCCCGCTTGAGGGCCCGGTATGGGGCGACGGCAACATCCTGCTCGGCGGCCTCGGCAGCGACCGGCTGGAAGGCCGCGGCGCCAACGATGTCCTCGACGGTGACCGTTACGTCCAGGTCCGGATCAGCGTCCGCACCAACCCGAGCGATCCGGCAACGGAGATCGGCAGCACGGACCTCATGGAGCACACCTACCAGGCGGGCAACCCGCACACCCTGGAGGCCGACGTCGCCGCTGGCGTCATCGACCCGGGCAACCTGGTGGCAGTCCGTGAAGTCATCACGCCGACGGCGGCCCAGACCGCGGGCAACGTCGACACCGCAGTGTTCTCCGGTCCGGAGGCCAACTACACCGTCACCACCACCGGCGGCGACGGCACCCTCGGCTCACCCGGTTCGACCACGACGGTAACCGACAACGTCGGCGCCGACGGCACCGATACGCTGCGGAACATCGAATCCCTGGCCTTCGCCGACACGGTGGTCACCAACGCTCCGGTCATCGGTGTCGCAACCGCCGGCAACGCCCGGGCCACGATTACCTGGACCGCGCCGACCATCGGCATCGCCAGCAGCTTCAACGTGAAGACGCTCGATGTGACGACGAACGCGGGCGGTGTCCAGGTGGGCGGCCTGCTCACCGCGCCGGGTACGGACACCAGCCTCGTGGTGCCGGGCCTGACCAACGGCAACAAGTACGTGTTCCAGGTTTCGGCAACGAACGCCCAGGGCACGAGCCCGTTCTCGGCAGCATCCAACGTGGTGACTCCGGCAGCAACCGTGGAGGTTCCCCCGCCGCCTGCCGCCACCGCACCCGGTGCTCCCACCGGAGTGACCGCCACCTCGGGCAACGCGGCAGCGACGCTGGCCTGGACCGTTCCGGCCTCCGACGGCGGTGCGCCGATCTCCGGCTACGAGGTCCGCACGTTCGTTGGCTCGGCAACCACGCCGACACGGACACTGACCGTCGGAACCGGCGCGGGCGCCGTCGTGGACGGGCTGATCAACGCCACCGGCTACACCTTCGATGTGGCGGCGATCAACTCGGCCGGCACCGGAGCCAGGTCGGCCCGGACGGCAGTCACCACCCCGCGCACGGAGTTCGTTGCCCCGACCATCACGGCACGGACCCCGGCAGCCGGAGCGAAGTCGGTCAGCCAGAGCAACAACCTGGCTGTCACCTTCAGCGAGCCGGTGGCCAACGTCACCACGACGTCCGTTGTCCTCCGGCTCGGCACGACGGCCATTCCTTCAAGCGTGGTTTACAACAATGCCACGAGGACTGCCACCATCAACCCGAACGCGAACCTTCTCGCTGACCGGACCTACACGGTCTCGGTGTCCGGGGCTGCTGCGGCCGTCGCAATCCGTGACACGGCCGGCAATACCATGCCGAACGCGGCGTGGCAGTTCACCACAGGTCCCGCCCCCACACTGGTCTCGGTAAGCCCCGGGATCTCGGCTCGGGGCGTGTCCCGGACGGCCAACGTGACGGCCCGCTTCAGCGAACCGATCACCGGAGCCAGCACGGGAACGGTGGTGCTGCGGCTCGGCACAACGGTCGTCCCCGCTGCGGTGAGCTACAACAACGTCACCCGGACGGTGACGCTGAACCCGTCGGCCACTCTGGCGGCGAACCGGACCTACACCATGTCGATCTCGTCCTCGATACACGACCTGGCCGGCAACCCGTTCGTCACCCGGAGCTGGACCTTCACCACGGGAACGCGGTGA
- a CDS encoding Nramp family divalent metal transporter yields MAVSTLSERTAPARVWSRLLLLGPAFVAAIAYVDPGNVAANLTAGASYGYLLVWVLVAANAMAVLVQYQSAKLGLATGMSLPEILGKRLGTRRRRAYWAQAEIVAGATDMAEVIGGAVALNLLFGLPLLAGGIIIGLASMALLSLQSNRSQKSFEVAILTLLGVIAVGFVSGLFVSPPDAGSALTGLVPRFEGTDTILLAASMLGATVMPHAIYLHSALARDRHGFSENPAVRTRLIRATRFDVAGALLLAGVVNIAMLLLAASSLRGVEGTDTIAGAHAAVTQALGPAIGVVFAIGLLASGLASTSVGCYAGATIMGGLLKVRIPLLTRRVITLIPALVILGAGIEPTLALVLSQVLLSFGIPFALIPLIRLTGKREVMGIHTDSTPLKIAGWTSATLIVGLNCVLIVLTVLGVS; encoded by the coding sequence ATGGCTGTTTCGACCCTTTCAGAACGCACTGCACCGGCACGGGTGTGGTCGCGCCTGCTGCTGCTGGGTCCTGCGTTCGTGGCGGCCATCGCCTATGTCGACCCGGGCAATGTTGCAGCGAACCTGACCGCCGGGGCCAGTTACGGATATCTGCTGGTCTGGGTGCTCGTAGCAGCCAATGCCATGGCCGTGCTGGTGCAGTACCAGTCCGCGAAGCTGGGACTGGCCACCGGCATGAGCCTGCCCGAAATCCTGGGTAAACGCCTGGGCACCCGCCGCCGGCGCGCGTACTGGGCCCAGGCGGAAATCGTGGCCGGAGCGACCGACATGGCCGAGGTGATCGGCGGCGCCGTCGCTCTGAACCTGTTGTTCGGACTTCCGCTGCTGGCAGGCGGGATTATCATCGGCCTCGCGTCGATGGCACTCCTCTCGCTGCAGTCGAACCGGAGCCAGAAGTCCTTCGAAGTGGCCATTCTGACCCTTCTCGGCGTCATCGCCGTCGGGTTTGTGTCGGGCCTGTTCGTCAGTCCGCCGGACGCCGGCAGCGCGCTGACCGGCCTGGTGCCGCGCTTTGAAGGAACGGACACCATCCTGCTCGCCGCGAGCATGCTCGGTGCTACGGTGATGCCGCACGCCATTTACCTCCACTCCGCCCTCGCCCGGGACCGGCACGGCTTCTCCGAAAACCCCGCCGTGCGGACCCGCCTGATCCGGGCCACCCGGTTTGACGTAGCCGGTGCGCTGCTGCTGGCCGGCGTCGTCAACATCGCAATGTTGCTGCTGGCGGCATCCAGCCTGCGCGGCGTGGAAGGGACCGACACCATTGCCGGTGCGCACGCGGCGGTGACGCAGGCACTGGGCCCGGCGATCGGCGTCGTTTTCGCCATCGGCCTGCTCGCCTCGGGCCTGGCCTCCACCTCCGTCGGCTGCTACGCCGGTGCCACGATCATGGGCGGTCTGCTGAAGGTCCGGATTCCGCTGCTGACCCGGCGGGTGATCACCCTGATTCCGGCGCTGGTGATCCTCGGGGCCGGCATCGAGCCGACGCTGGCCCTGGTCCTGAGCCAGGTGCTCCTCAGCTTCGGCATCCCGTTTGCGCTGATTCCGCTGATCCGGCTCACCGGGAAGCGCGAAGTCATGGGCATCCACACTGATTCGACGCCGCTGAAGATCGCCGGATGGACCAGCGCCACGCTCATCGTCGGCCTGAACTGCGTGCTGATCGTCCTGACCGTGCTCGGCGTGTCCTGA
- a CDS encoding oxidoreductase, with translation MTTWLITGCSTGLGRALAQAVLAHGHNAVVTARNVNAVKDLAADYPDTALALPLDVTDKEQISSAVQQAQARFGGIDVLVNNAGYGYRAAVEEADDADIRQLFDTNLFGAVDMIKAVLPGMRAKRAGAILNISSIGARISPAGSGYYSATKAALEGLSGSLHKELQPLGISVTAIEPGAFRTDFAGRSLTQSATAIPDYAETAGKRRKEHDTVHGTQPGDPVKAAEAIIAVVESPTPPSLLVLGQDAYGAFAAVADAQRAELDQWRDLSLSTGIDE, from the coding sequence ATGACCACATGGCTCATCACAGGCTGCTCCACCGGCCTTGGCCGCGCCCTGGCCCAGGCCGTACTCGCCCACGGCCATAACGCGGTGGTCACCGCACGGAACGTCAACGCAGTGAAGGACCTCGCGGCCGACTACCCGGACACTGCACTGGCACTCCCCCTCGACGTCACCGACAAGGAACAGATCAGCTCCGCGGTGCAGCAGGCGCAGGCCCGGTTCGGCGGTATCGACGTCCTCGTCAACAACGCCGGCTACGGCTACCGTGCCGCCGTGGAAGAAGCCGACGACGCCGATATCCGGCAGCTGTTCGACACGAACCTTTTCGGCGCCGTCGACATGATCAAAGCAGTCCTGCCGGGCATGCGCGCAAAGCGGGCGGGCGCGATCCTGAACATCTCCTCCATCGGCGCCCGCATCTCACCCGCCGGTTCCGGCTACTACTCCGCCACCAAGGCGGCACTGGAGGGCCTCTCGGGTTCGCTGCACAAGGAACTCCAGCCGCTCGGCATCAGTGTCACGGCCATCGAACCCGGCGCGTTCCGCACCGACTTCGCCGGCCGTTCACTCACCCAGTCAGCGACGGCGATTCCGGACTACGCGGAGACGGCCGGCAAGCGCCGCAAGGAGCACGACACCGTCCACGGCACCCAGCCGGGCGACCCGGTCAAGGCAGCGGAGGCGATCATCGCCGTCGTCGAAAGCCCCACCCCGCCGTCGCTGCTGGTTCTGGGCCAGGACGCGTACGGCGCGTTTGCCGCCGTTGCAGACGCGCAGCGCGCGGAACTGGACCAGTGGCGTGACCTGAGCCTCAGCACGGGCATCGACGAGTAA
- a CDS encoding alpha/beta fold hydrolase: MTGENAGRVKVGGAEIYWETSGNPAGIPVLYLHGGPGASPGQGYRTRHDASRFWTVGLHQRGCGQSTPAVQDDLAFLPANTTQALIEDIEAVRRHLQVRKWIVTGASWGSTLALAYALQHRDRVLGLALMAVTTTSREEVEWITEGVGRIFPEAWAQFSSQAKCRSGERVVDAYARRLAGEDRDDAEAAALAWDRWESTHISLDPLWQPGLMFDDDRRRMTFAILVTHYWSHDAFLSGGQAITQRIHQLNGIPGYLIHGRKDVSGPVITPWRLHQRWEGSRLLVVENEGHGGPESMAALVDAVEEIAAGRHRAVRPGT; encoded by the coding sequence ATGACGGGGGAGAATGCGGGCCGGGTAAAAGTGGGCGGCGCAGAAATCTATTGGGAGACGTCGGGAAATCCCGCGGGGATTCCCGTGCTCTACCTCCACGGCGGCCCCGGCGCCTCTCCTGGCCAGGGTTACCGGACCCGCCATGACGCTTCAAGGTTCTGGACCGTCGGCCTGCACCAGCGCGGCTGTGGGCAGAGCACGCCGGCCGTCCAGGACGATCTTGCTTTCCTGCCGGCCAACACCACCCAGGCCCTGATCGAGGACATCGAGGCCGTGCGCCGGCACCTCCAGGTCAGGAAGTGGATTGTCACAGGAGCGTCGTGGGGGAGCACCCTCGCCCTGGCATATGCCCTTCAGCACCGGGACCGTGTGCTTGGGCTCGCACTGATGGCCGTGACCACCACGAGCCGCGAGGAGGTCGAGTGGATCACCGAGGGCGTGGGCCGGATCTTCCCGGAAGCATGGGCGCAGTTCTCAAGCCAAGCCAAATGCCGGTCCGGGGAACGGGTGGTGGACGCGTACGCCCGCCGCCTCGCGGGCGAGGACCGCGACGATGCCGAGGCGGCAGCCCTGGCATGGGATCGGTGGGAGTCCACGCACATCTCGCTGGATCCGCTGTGGCAGCCCGGCCTGATGTTCGACGACGATCGCAGGCGTATGACCTTCGCCATCCTCGTCACCCACTACTGGTCGCACGACGCATTCCTCAGCGGCGGGCAAGCCATCACGCAAAGGATCCACCAACTCAACGGTATTCCCGGCTACCTCATTCATGGGCGCAAAGACGTCAGCGGGCCCGTGATCACGCCTTGGAGGCTTCATCAGCGCTGGGAGGGGAGCCGACTCCTCGTCGTTGAGAACGAAGGGCACGGCGGCCCGGAGTCGATGGCCGCACTCGTCGACGCCGTCGAAGAAATCGCGGCTGGGCGGCACCGAGCGGTCAGGCCGGGGACATAA
- a CDS encoding thiolase family protein — MPSGPVPGHPGFQLPDDRQPVIIAALRTPVCRANGALKHLRSHELLAPVLTALLAETGVGAREVADVVIGNAVGAGGNVARLAALEAGLPVTVPGLTVDRQCGSGLDAIVLASRLVAAGAGTYLAGGVESISTAPLRAHRNDDGEPAFFSRAQFAPHTHGDPDMGVAAENVAQEYGISRARQDEFALRSHRRAVAAQSDGTFGRETVPLPAASGTVPGTVTADDGPRPKLSEALMARFPAAFVDSGTVTAGNSCFDADGAAAVVITSLARARELGAADGLAVLGTDTAGVEPQLLGIGAAAAASRLLAAQSVDAADMDLVEFNEAFASQTLACLDHLGIDPSRANADGGALALGHAYGASGAVLVTRLLAQARQSPAAAADGKLALAMISIAGGMGTAALFRHIRL; from the coding sequence GTGCCGTCCGGGCCGGTACCCGGGCATCCGGGGTTCCAGCTGCCGGACGACCGGCAGCCGGTAATCATCGCGGCGCTGCGCACACCCGTCTGCCGGGCGAACGGTGCGCTCAAGCACCTGCGCTCCCACGAACTGCTGGCACCGGTCCTGACGGCGCTGCTGGCTGAAACGGGGGTGGGCGCCCGCGAGGTGGCTGACGTGGTCATCGGCAACGCCGTCGGTGCGGGCGGCAACGTCGCCCGGCTCGCTGCCCTCGAGGCCGGACTGCCCGTCACGGTTCCGGGCCTGACGGTGGACCGCCAGTGCGGCTCCGGCCTGGACGCCATCGTCCTCGCGTCCCGGCTCGTCGCGGCGGGCGCCGGCACGTACCTTGCGGGCGGCGTCGAAAGCATCAGCACCGCGCCGCTGCGCGCGCACCGGAACGACGACGGCGAACCCGCCTTCTTCAGCCGTGCCCAGTTTGCGCCGCACACCCACGGCGACCCGGACATGGGCGTCGCGGCCGAGAACGTTGCCCAGGAATACGGCATCAGCCGCGCCCGGCAGGACGAGTTTGCGCTGCGCAGCCACCGCAGGGCAGTGGCTGCGCAGTCAGACGGCACGTTTGGCCGGGAGACGGTGCCGCTGCCTGCAGCGTCAGGAACGGTTCCGGGGACGGTGACGGCCGACGACGGTCCCCGCCCCAAACTCAGCGAAGCCCTGATGGCGCGGTTCCCCGCGGCCTTCGTGGACTCCGGGACTGTCACCGCGGGAAACTCGTGCTTCGACGCTGACGGGGCCGCCGCCGTCGTGATCACCTCACTGGCCAGGGCCCGGGAACTGGGTGCCGCCGACGGGCTGGCCGTCCTGGGCACGGACACGGCCGGGGTGGAACCGCAGCTGCTGGGGATCGGTGCCGCAGCCGCCGCCTCGCGGCTACTGGCCGCGCAGTCGGTGGACGCGGCGGACATGGACCTTGTGGAGTTTAATGAGGCGTTCGCCTCGCAGACCCTTGCGTGCCTGGACCACCTGGGGATCGATCCGTCCCGGGCCAACGCCGACGGCGGGGCGCTGGCTTTGGGTCATGCGTACGGCGCGTCCGGCGCCGTGCTGGTGACCAGGCTGCTGGCGCAGGCCCGGCAGTCACCGGCCGCGGCTGCTGACGGGAAGCTGGCCCTGGCCATGATCAGCATCGCGGGCGGCATGGGCACTGCGGCACTGTTCCGCCACATCCGGCTGTAA